A window from Gottschalkiaceae bacterium SANA encodes these proteins:
- a CDS encoding MFS transporter yields the protein MGQRERRLIYLSFLFMCLFAVPDSTRGVFLPFIKAQYQVTDTQLGLISSLASLSFLIAMLSAAIIAERKGYRFLIRMGFSIQILSIVLLRFASSFTMVLAFYTFLSIGCALVLYAINTIIPQLPIANHAYYMNWTHCMYGIVASTCTVVFGWVLGTGVYWKTPYYAIALLLVVGILVNQKSEYPEIPISKGVEKGPGLLRQPIIYAYIVIFGFFVSAEAGLISWSIYYYHQAYQMDTGIASLLAAGFLISVSIGRIIGSRFLERFNQFHMVQVTQIIVIIMVTAGLLLGKNGVWLLPLSGLFFSINYPTMLVTISYKIKNQTQRAVGLITGLSGSIVFVMHLALGRISDSFGIQVAMFVIPFSLAICLSVFTLVQKGIIYEKID from the coding sequence ATGGGACAACGGGAGCGACGATTAATTTACTTAAGTTTTCTATTCATGTGTTTATTTGCGGTGCCGGACAGTACCCGTGGTGTGTTTTTGCCTTTTATAAAAGCACAATACCAGGTGACGGATACCCAATTGGGGTTGATTAGCTCCTTAGCCAGTCTGTCTTTTTTAATCGCAATGCTTTCAGCGGCAATTATTGCAGAGCGCAAGGGATATCGATTTTTAATTCGAATGGGATTTTCCATTCAAATCTTATCAATTGTTTTGTTGCGGTTTGCCTCTAGTTTCACAATGGTACTCGCTTTTTACACCTTTCTCAGCATAGGCTGTGCATTGGTCCTTTATGCCATCAACACCATTATTCCGCAGCTCCCCATAGCCAATCATGCTTACTATATGAATTGGACGCATTGCATGTATGGGATTGTTGCTTCAACCTGTACCGTTGTTTTTGGCTGGGTCTTAGGAACTGGTGTTTATTGGAAAACACCTTACTATGCAATCGCACTACTACTCGTAGTTGGAATATTGGTGAATCAGAAAAGCGAATATCCAGAGATCCCGATCAGCAAGGGCGTAGAAAAAGGACCGGGCCTTTTACGGCAGCCGATTATTTATGCATATATTGTAATATTTGGATTCTTTGTGTCGGCAGAAGCAGGACTTATTTCTTGGAGTATTTACTATTACCATCAAGCTTATCAAATGGATACAGGAATTGCTTCTTTATTGGCTGCTGGATTTTTAATTAGTGTTTCCATCGGCCGTATTATTGGGAGTCGTTTTTTGGAACGTTTCAATCAGTTTCATATGGTTCAGGTTACCCAAATTATCGTAATCATCATGGTAACAGCGGGTTTGTTGCTTGGCAAAAACGGCGTGTGGCTCTTACCTCTGTCTGGATTGTTTTTCTCTATTAATTATCCGACCATGCTGGTAACCATCAGCTATAAGATTAAAAATCAAACCCAAAGAGCAGTCGGTTTGATTACTGGATTATCGGGTTCCATCGTTTTCGTTATGCATTTGGCTCTCGGCCGGATCAGTGACAGCTTCGGCATTCAAGTGGCCATGTTTGTTATTCCCTTCTCTCTGGCCATTTGCTTAAGTGTCTTTACTCTGGTGCAGAAAGGTATTATTTATGAAAAAATCGACTAA
- a CDS encoding YitT family protein, producing MIATKQLIHKKITIPPVLVQVGIQVSANLICAIAFNMFYIPNHFLSGGLSGISILMEYLFDIPTAITVFVLNLPLFLIGARKIDGEFIRNTIISVTLFSLLLSLTNPLRGAVQIEDPLLMAIIGGAINGIGMGLLFRHKMSQGGFDIIAAMIKKKRNIEIGTVLMGLNGILILISTFIFDLRSAMYTLVALFISYQVMDRVRKGTNREKTVMIISDETDAIAQSIQLKLNRGMTFLKGNGGYSREEKTVIYTTVSSAQMCTLREIVRQKDENAFMAVTEATEVDGNGFERQWI from the coding sequence ATGATTGCTACCAAGCAACTTATTCATAAGAAAATTACGATTCCACCCGTGCTCGTTCAAGTAGGTATTCAAGTGAGTGCAAATCTAATTTGTGCCATTGCTTTTAATATGTTTTATATTCCAAATCATTTCTTAAGCGGTGGATTGAGCGGTATCTCCATCTTAATGGAGTATTTATTTGATATACCGACTGCAATCACGGTCTTTGTTTTGAATCTTCCCTTATTCTTGATCGGTGCGAGGAAGATCGACGGAGAATTCATCCGGAACACAATCATTTCAGTCACTTTATTTTCTTTGCTATTGAGTTTGACCAATCCACTGCGGGGTGCGGTGCAGATTGAAGACCCCTTGCTGATGGCAATTATTGGTGGAGCGATTAATGGAATCGGAATGGGTTTGCTTTTTCGACATAAGATGAGTCAAGGTGGATTTGATATCATTGCCGCTATGATTAAGAAAAAGCGAAATATAGAAATCGGAACAGTCTTAATGGGCTTGAATGGGATTCTGATCCTCATTTCAACGTTTATATTTGATCTTCGTTCGGCTATGTATACCTTGGTTGCCTTGTTTATTTCCTATCAAGTGATGGACCGCGTACGGAAGGGGACCAATCGAGAGAAGACCGTAATGATCATTTCGGATGAAACAGATGCCATTGCTCAGTCGATTCAACTTAAGCTGAATCGGGGGATGACATTTTTGAAAGGAAATGGCGGATATTCACGAGAAGAAAAAACCGTGATCTACACGACTGTATCCAGTGCTCAAATGTGCACCTTGCGTGAAATTGTCAGGCAAAAAGATGAAAATGCTTTTATGGCTGTTACTGAGGCGACGGAAGTGGATGGCAATGGTTTTGAAAGACAGTGGATCTAA